In a single window of the Loxodonta africana isolate mLoxAfr1 unplaced genomic scaffold, mLoxAfr1.hap2 scaffold_490, whole genome shotgun sequence genome:
- the LOC135229748 gene encoding olfactory receptor 5V1-like → MDVYNQTTITEFILSGLSDLPEVRYPLFVVFAAIYQVTLVGNGAILLAVGTKQKLHTPMYYFLANLSLLDIFCPSATVPKMLKNLLTKNQSISFVGCALQLFFLVALAGTEVFLLAVMAYDRYVAICFPLSYILIMTKGSCVKLTAGTWASGFLNSLLHTVFTFRLSFCKSNQVNQYYCGIPPVVALSCSSTYVAEMLVLVVGGILGISAFLITGISYIYIISTILKIRSAEGKCKAFSTCASHLLVACLFYGTMIFTYIRPSSSHHSPARDRLISMLYGVITPMLNPLIYSLRNTEVKGALRKVLCHKACLKQG, encoded by the coding sequence ATGGATGTCTACAACCAAACTACCATCACAGAGTTCATCCTCAGTGGTCTCTCTGACCTCCCAGAGGTACGCTACCCTCTCTTTGTGGTCTTTGCTGCCATCTATCAGGTCACCTTGGTGGGAAATGGGGCCATTCTCCTTGCTGTTGGAACTAAACAAAAGCTGCACACacccatgtattattttttggcaAATCTGTCCCTCTTAGATATTTTCTGCCCATCAGCTACTGTTCCCAAGATGCTCAAGAACCTCTTGACCAAGAATCAAAGCATTTCTTTTGTTGGATGTGCTTTGCAGCTTTTTTTCCTAGTGGCCCTGGCAGGGACCGAGGTCTTCCTTCTCGCTGTCATGGCTTATGACCGGTACGTGGCCATATGTTTCCCCCTTTCTTACATCCTCATCATGACAAAGGGGAGCTGTGTGAAGCTTACAGCAGGGACCTGGGCATCAGGGTTTCTCAATTCTCTTCTGCACACGGTGTTCACGTTCCGCCTGTCTTTCTGCAAGTCCAATCAGGTCAACCAGTATTATTGTGGCATCCCTCCAGTGGTGGCCCTCTCCTGCTCTTCCACGTATGTGGCAGAAATGCTTGTCTTAGTGGTAGGAGGTATCTTGGGCATCAGTGCCTTTCTAATCACTGGTATCTCTTATATCTACATCATATCCACCATCCTAAAGATCAGGTCAGCTGAAGGGAAGTGCAAAGCCTTCTCCACATGTGCTTCTCACCTCCTTGtggcttgtttgttttatggtaCAATGATATTTACCTATATCCGCCCCTCCTCCAGCCACCACTCCCCAGCCAGAGACAGGCTCATCTCAATGCTGTATGGGGTTATTACCCCAATGTTAAACCCCCTcatctacagcctgagaaacACGGAGGTAAAAGGAGCACTCAGAAAGGTTTTATGTCATAAGGCATGTTTAAAGCAAGGATGA